A stretch of DNA from Diospyros lotus cultivar Yz01 chromosome 14, ASM1463336v1, whole genome shotgun sequence:
tattattcacTCAACACCAAAATACTATATTCTGCTCTGGCAAGGACTATTAAACATATTCTGCTAATCCATTAGTGGGTCCCCACCAATTGCCCTCACTATGCACCTTAGCAGCTGTCCGATCTTCCCATCGTCGCTTACAACCATTGGATTGCAGTACTCATGATTGCGGTCAGCATCGCTGGGCAATGCGAGTGACCATAGGAGATCGCTGGTCGCTAACGGCACAATCTTGTCGTTAATGAATTTGACATCCGATGCCATTTGGCGAACCCCACTGAAAAAAGGCTGGTTCATTATCAGCCCTTGGATCTTTACCGGAGAAAGAAAGATCAAGATTGAGTGCGTGTAAAGCCGCATTGTAAGTGGCGGGAAGGTGGTGCTCGGGGGGGGCGAGATGGTAGTCAATGGAGAGGATGAGGGCAGGGGTTTGGGCGGCGATGGAGGAGCAGGAGTCGTGGAAGGGTTGGGAGGAAGCGCTAAAGAGGATAAAGCGGCCGCCGTGGAAATAGAGGAGAAACAGGAGTTTGGAGGATGGAGGGAGGTGGTGGCCGAGGGGTTGAGAagggtgtataaatatatatatatatgtatatgtgagcCATCTGCACATGCATGTCACACTTCCACATTAAATTTGGATATTACCTAATAAGTGTTTAATAGTTTGGGGTGGCATAcgatatttttgataaattacaaGAATATTTTTGTACCTTCACCCAAATAATTCCAACAATtcacttttcttttaattcatacAAATGGAATGTTCAGAAAATAAGAAAGGTTTATAATCAAAGTGATCGAATCATGGTCAGAgtagaatatatttttataaaataaataaatatatattaatttagattataataatataaaaaacaaaatttataatctattgtacttattaaatttaaaagtgTATTAAGTACCATTAtcttacaattaaaaaatttttatgattaaagtaaaataatttaaatcttctttttttttttttttcaaaaagagaCATTCTTTCTACAGGGCAAAGTGCCAAATATTGGTCAATATATGCTTTAACCCAGGGGTCAAGTGACCcctaaatttcaaaatagacGACCAAATAGATCACCGAGTTTTCATGAATAGGTCAGATTGTTCCTTGCTTTCctttttcaaattgaaaaacACTATGATGTGTTTTTGAAATCAGAGtatatttcttatatatctcTCATATTCCTTTGGTTGTGTTGTAAAATAAGTaagttttttcaaacttaaGTTCTATGAAATTGATCAACTATGCCATCACGATAAAATTTTGTTGCATCCCAAGCACCGTAAGTTGGTACTATTGAGGCTAGTATTGAAATTACACCATTGACATACTCGACTTTTTTCTTTACCTTTAAGGACAAGAAAGACGAACaataatcattttttaaaattgattttatttagtTTGTGTTGAGTAATGTAGAATGAATGATTTTCGAGAGATGGTAGCTAGATAAAGTTTTGAATGAAAGGAGTTTGTACCCTTTAAGGAAGCGAACAATGAGAAATTGTTAGAAGAATTAGTTTTGACCATTGATGGCTTTGATACTAtgtacaaatttaaataaattgaataaatgaaAGATATATTCGAGTACCTCAAATGAATTACTCAAGTATGAAAAAGGATTTACTTGAGAAGGGAATACTCAATTGAATAGAAATgttttttctacttttttataGAACTCTAGGATGGTGAGTGTGTATATAGAAGAcatctaaaatataaatacatttaaattttcatatgatAAGgataatcaaaaaatttaaattttattctctaTTAGAATTGTCTTTTATGAACTGTTATCTAGAACCTTATCATCTTATCTTGTAACCTTCTATTATCTCTTGTTTCTTATCactttatcttaaaaatatccCAACAACTTTATCACTTGATTTTTGGCTATAATCAAGATTCAACTTCTAATTTTTCcaacaataatttattcaagaataatatttGTCATCACTTATGTGGCGTCGTCTTATTAGAAGAGGTTAAAGAGGTCATatcttattataaaatttttatattcattttcacAAATCAATCACCATGATTGggattttagaaatatttaaaaaaaataaagtttcaaattactcattaaactttaaaataaataaaataattcgtTAAACTTTTATAAAGATAGATACATTAGCCAACCATTGATTGCATTTAATAATGGTTAAATAAAAACTGGCTATGAAAATTTAGACACTTATTTAATTTCAGTTggtcttatttttaatatttaaaaataaaataaaaaaatctcgaATAATTCGATTCGATTATAGGAATGCTGtccaaattaatcaattaaacgTTAGAGACCTTATTCCATCcctattatattttatacacttttttttttgttatgtatTTAACACATTTTTTACGAGATATATACCAACACATAACTTcccatgcatacatatacaagGCATTCTCTGTTTGtggttctttctttctttcgatCCTTTTCGCCTTAGAGACTTGTGCCAAGTGCCCCCAGCATTACTCGGAGAAATCATTGAGAAGCGATTAAAAAGATGTGCTTAGCCAGGCCTGGGCCCCACATGTCATTCAAACTTTGTTTGGCTGACATGACATGAATGCTCCAACCTTGAACTTGCtaattctattctattctattctcttctatagaaattaaaatgacgTTTCTTTAGGGACCAAGCAAGGCCAACCAGTGCGAACCTGACGTAATAATATTGCCAATAGCTCACTTTCGACACCCAAGTTGGTGAAACCAACCAACCTCCATGGGCCATGGCTAGCCCAAGTCCCAAAAGAATTGCCTGAGCCTCGATACGCGCAGACACAGtcaatatcatctacatatataagCCAGATTGCAACCCAAAGTTATTTTGTTTGTGTatcatcacatatatatatatatataccttaacATATATTGGCATTAAGTGTGGTCCAATCCAAAGATGACAAAAATGAAACGACCCATTCAatctagaaagaaagaaaaaataagaaaaaaacaaattcacGACTAAGAGTTGTGGAATACACTTATATTCAGTTCATAGTTATCCAACTGCCATGAGCATGGGAGGGCCAGAACTTttgctctttattttattttctttgggaaAGTGAATGTGAATCCACGTAATGACGTGGCTACTATTCTATTACAAGTTTGATCCTAATTAGGTAAGGTAgtagaaaattaattagaaatatatatcTGAAATCTCCTTTGACTGCTTCCTTAATTACCGAACCATTTTGGAAAATTGGATGCTGCTTTTCACACTCTTCTGCTCCCTGCTGCTGCTTTCCCCTCCTTTCTTCCACTACCGTTGATTCTTTCAGACTCCACCTTCTACTCCCACAAATTTAAGTAGAAAGTCTAGTAAATAAATACGCAAgtttattcttattttctttttcaattaaaagGCGTAATTAATTAAGGTCGGAGCCAAAAGACTTTCAAGTGCAGCTAGCGGGAGCAGCTGATCAGTCGAGGCCACTTTTGAGTCATTTTGGATCTGCCCAGCTTGGGTTGTACACAAGAATCACCACTTTTGTAAGTTATCGAGTGATAAGAGTAAGAATTAACGCCAAATATATATCTCATATAAAATAACACTACAttttatgagagagagagagagagagagtacaaaACTTATAGTGGACAGAAAGATCCAGAAGAAATGCCAAATCCCCACGAAAAGAGGGAAGTTGTCTCATGCAATTCCAGTGTGGATTAATCAAGCCAGGCTGAATGTGAATTATTATGTATGTATGGATGGAACCAAAATGGGTTCTATATATCAGTCACCACAGAAATCGGATTCTTCATCCAACCGACACACACTCACACCCACACACAGTTACACATGCATGGACAAATATATAGCAGCTACCTACTAGGCACTAGCTACTGAAACTGAAAGGTTAAACATTCGCTTTCCATGTCTACTTAatagccaaaaagaaaaaaaagaaagaaagaaaagaagaaattaagggAGCTAAATTAAAGGGAAAGTTGgctgattaattaaaattattacaaagGGATATAATTTCACATaagttgaattaaattaattcatcatCGATCGATCAGTGACTCACACACTCCTAGCCATCATCTCCTGGAATCTCCTGTAAGACTCCTGCTTCTCCAACTTGAACTTCTCATGGCAGCTCGCTATGAACATTTCCGCCAGCATGTCAATCTCGCCGCCACAATTCTCCTTCTCATCAACCGCCGCGGCGGCCTTGTCGTGATACCGATCCTCCTCCAGCCACCGGAGGTACCCCGAGAGCTCCGGCGACTCGCCGGGCTCGTCGCGCTCCGCAAAAGTAAAAGCGGGACTCCAAGTGGGATCGTAGTAGACGTCCAGGACGCGAGAGGAGCTCCAGTTGTAGTGGAGGCGGAAGGAGCCCAGGAAGAGCTGATTATTGGTCTTggccttgttcttcttctttacaAGAGGGTCAATGAGCTGAACGAGAATGGACTTGGCTCGGGAGATGAGAATCTGGAGCAAGGTTTTGAGCttcatggaagaagaagaagaagaggaagaagaagagggttTGAGATGATGAGATGGGCCAGGCATGTTGTGCGAAGGATATGCGTAATGTGGCTCTGGTTGAAATTGTCGATTTATAAAAggatcttgtttttttttttttttttgttatgatttATGACAGGATCTTGGCGTGTTTCTTGGGTTGACAAGTGCCCCCCTAAATGGCGACTCTCTTAAGCTAATTAatcttatataataataataataataataataatgtgtgACAACTAATTAACCTGCAGGCATTGTGATATTGGCTGAGATTGAAGCAGTGGGGAGGAAATGACACTGCGGATTCCGATGGATggtaacaaatttaaaaataacaacaataacaaaagaCCGAATAATTccttttttaaacaataaaaaatcatatataatttcaagtgtatatatatagatttctcCCGCTAGTTTGATTGGAAAAATTGAGACTCAGCCATCAAATCGGTTTGgttgtcccccccccccccccccccccaaaaaaaaaaaaaaacagtaaatcactttttattttaaagaatttttactttaaattataaaatataaaaaatatttttaaaattttctaaaagtaaatgttataattttttttgtaaatgtaaaatattaggacatgcttaattataaaattagaactcaaaatttaaaatcatacaacaattaaaagaaCTATAATATCATTACTAATTAAGTGATCACAGAGCCAATTATGTTGAGTGAttagtatttaataaatttaaaaatgaaaaataaaatttatcttcagTTGATACCATGCATTCATGCATGCGTCACACAtttcccatcccatcccatcaaTTTCATGGTctataatatctatatatattcacaTGTTGGTTAATAGGTTAGCACAAACCGTAGGCGACTGAGATTTAGATTCAACAACTacaaacaatatttataaattaattaatcaatatattatttatcaattaattaattaccctcaaATCGATCACGATTGACTCCAAGTCTACGGACGCAGATTTTAGTATTTCATTCTAAGCATGCTTGTCATTTGTCTATGCATCCAGAtctaatctaaatatatatatagatgtatctCATACGTATCTCTTCAAATCAGATTTactaaaataatcattttattcatattcatttgtattttaaaattaattttaatggttcaagaaaaataataataataattttaataaaagcgtataattgttgcatttaaaaatttcataaaattattattatatttcaaaagatatataGAAGAAGACAAATAACTAGTTTGGTCAAATCAAGGAAagacaatttttatttatatatatataaaagaaaagtcATGCAATGACAATGCACTATGGGGATAAGATCTTTTACAAGAGAGTTTGATTCATTTGGGTTACCGTCCAaattgaagttaaaaaaaaattaaatgaattaacTTATATAATcaccttaattaattaagtgggctATGTGATTCTACCCACCCAAAATCATGATGAGTACCATCACATATTGAGTTGATGGATCAACACAACTTAATTGTCGGTGAAATTGATATTTGGATTTCATCAGAAAAGGTGAcaacaattataaattaatcaagatatatttattcatatatCAATCAAAGCCGATCGACTCCAAAGCCTAGGGATTTAGTTTTAGTAATTATAATTATGTTTCCAATCGCGAGCTGATATTCCGTGTTCCACATCTACACGTAACCCGACAGTGATAcgtaaattttatatttaaaaagctactaataatatttataaatttaggaatcattaattaattaaattaagtatGGGCAATGACATGAACAATTTGGCAAGGCTAAAAACATGTTTTTGCTCTTTATAACTCTCTTTGTTTAATCATTTATATGCCTCTTAACTTGAGGGGATAATCTCCTCGATCTCCTCAAGTTGCAACAACAATAAGGGacttactatattttttaagttttaattttggatttttcagGCACTTCACTGTCTAGTTAGTACTATGCATGAGGTGAGATCATGCGCgtttgaaaaaaatgagatgaaaTGGGGGtatttcctcttcctctcttttttccACCATGACCATGGTGATGGTAACACTTAAATttggaaattattatttttaaaggaaaaacaGCTTTAATTTTTGACTTGGATTATTGGAGAAAGACTTTGATGTTGTGGGGTACTCACTATgtatttaacaataaaaatactataaatcATATTGACAAcagtttatatataattgtttctAACTTTCTTTTAATCTTTATAGTTAAATCACATTGAAgcgaattttatttttaacttggAATTAAAGACTCACCGAAGTTAATTACAATTAATGAAGAATCCAATTGTTACCttacttttgaaaattttatatttaaaaaatgtccTAAGATAGTgtcatatttcaaaaaaaaaaaaaaaaacaatataaagTTAACTCACACTTTATTGATAAGCAGAGAGTGATTAAAAGGAATTTGAACTATTAACTTAAAACATATGTTTAGATTTATATATTGTTTGGACTCAAAGCTAATATTAactaaatgagaaaaaataactCAATCACCTTCATTGGTGATTAAGTTGGTTAATGGTGGTGGCGGAGTCaagaaagaattttaattcggatcaaattataattttagttctaatcaaattataaaaattataattatttataataatatatataaaaaataaaaaaaataaaaaaatcagctGGTACGTTGCCCAGAACGTGGCTCCGCCACTGGTTAATGGGCTTATCCAAACCCATCAACTGTGTGATCTCCTCACATGTtcacttaataaaataataacacaaactTCTTTGAGTTTGTGTAGAATTTGCACATGATGATTTCACTTGTTTGTATTAGTTTATTAATTGGCtcaatttcctttttattaCCTTTTGTCTCTCAATTTTCTTGCGAGACAAACAAATTAAAGACTCTATAGGACACTTTTGAAAAGGCCTCTAATATTATAgtcaaatataaaatgttaacttttaggtagtatttattaattaagatatatgtgataaaaaaattaaatataaaaaatattttgaatgtatattctttttaacgtgtttgttaaacttatttgatttttttcgaaaaAATCTTCATATAACTTTTTATATGactttttatagataaattcaTCTGACCTcagtccaaataaatttatttaatattttacagaTAAATCTAAATTACTCATATGCCTCTTatagaataattaatattatttaatatatttttaaaatttaaatttctctctctatatatattttattctataatacaaattcctttcaccaatttttaaattat
This window harbors:
- the LOC127790503 gene encoding uncharacterized protein LOC127790503 → MPGPSHHLKPSSSSSSSSSSMKLKTLLQILISRAKSILVQLIDPLVKKKNKAKTNNQLFLGSFRLHYNWSSSRVLDVYYDPTWSPAFTFAERDEPGESPELSGYLRWLEEDRYHDKAAAAVDEKENCGGEIDMLAEMFIASCHEKFKLEKQESYRRFQEMMARSV